The genomic DNA CGAGCTGCTTGCGCATGAAGCGGGCGAGGCCCGTATTACGATCGACGGCCGCGAGGTCAACGCCGCGCTGACGCCGCTGCCCGACGGGAGTGTCGTGATCGCGATCGACGGGCGGCGGGTGCGCGTCGCCGGCGCGCGGCGGCGCGGCGCGGTGATGGCGGCGGCGGGTCCGTTCGCCGTCGAGTTTGTCGCGCTCGAGGAACGGGTAGGCCATCGCACGGGCGGTCTTGCGGCGCCAGAAGTCGACGCGCCGATGCCGGGCAAGGTGCTCAAGGTGCTGGTCAACGAGGGGCAGGCGGTCGAAGCGGGCGACGCGCTGCTCGTGCTCGAAGCGATGAAGATGGAGACGACGCTGTACGCGGAAAGCCCGGCGATCGTGCGCAAGATCTGCGTTGCGCCGGGGCAGATGGTCGATCACGGCGCGCGGC from Candidatus Binataceae bacterium includes the following:
- a CDS encoding biotin/lipoyl-containing protein, whose translation is MRLRRQGDAREFDLELLAHEAGEARITIDGREVNAALTPLPDGSVVIAIDGRRVRVAGARRRGAVMAAAGPFAVEFVALEERVGHRTGGLAAPEVDAPMPGKVLKVLVNEGQAVEAGDALLVLEAMKMETTLYAESPAIVRKICVAPGQMVDHGARLIELSPAAVPATPPESPIPEQ